One Candidatus Cloacimonadota bacterium genomic region harbors:
- a CDS encoding CapA family protein: MYKSSRFLILGFLFLLSSFLYAQYVIEDFNLGTIDLLSYPGEDMQPDAWSLDSSNTYGDSQYSLKLFGNTWKILEIDPLPLTTDSVWQVASFIQSVGRYQGFGLMDNENVLFYSFAGTTMLDIEEWLSVYQGYFPNNTWNLYQLPVGNDWMAWFEYEPTITSIVFVNDNDNLPQPGVLFFDMILDITEILPSQPQVQITYNSNRIYHTSSHQRQFDVQFYSIVDDPDYDEHQYYWDFGDGGTSNEQNPAHTYLIVADYPFTVFLAVINPAGNWGFASTQVDIPDGDSNLPLRINFVGDVMLARSYEQAGGIIPTQGVQAIFEPTLHLLGNAADITAINLESPLTTATTTHPTKTICFKGHPNNVAGLVYAGVDLACLANNHILDYMLPGLQQTQQVLETAGIKHLGAGANSYEAYLPAFFTKKGINVAFLSSSDRTGHYNNFQPYLQAGYNRPGFAYMTPYYVQQQINSVRDISDLVIMYLHSGSEYSLGPVSDYDYFRYGELYVGEEFLGRLDIPKMWDREIRHYMIDSGADLVVSHHPHIIQGLEVYNGKLIAHSLGNYIFDLDYPETMPTMILNAEADETGFVGYSVTPVYIDDYIPQPATGQLGLHILDYLARRSKELDTYLDIDRDEIRAYVIMDTLSMNFSDFHYEGVLSFQEQNNIWYSRPLRFTRNAYPANLMYIQPSGNYQYRLGRELIWFGNFEDEGCTLWNTSNSNVSYDNITAYQGERSLRHNRAPGTGSLSNNLKLRIKKYENTGYTLNGYIKTESIGSANIQIRYYTTRTISYALGSEDLVVSLSGTNDWTYFHKELSVPGNAGYFDIYLMSNGQDLGAGSVWFDNVGLIEWTPWQQYDNNQPMVNPNDFYYVQFQTPSQTDLATLTYTERTYSSGQIRSLAADSSSNRTIQPAKLHSNYPNPFNAITHFSFSVNTPGEAELIVYNIKGQRVRNLYKAHVDSDSQITLIWDGKNDFRKDVASGIYFYQLLIDNKPISIKKCLLLK; encoded by the coding sequence ATGTATAAATCAAGCAGGTTCTTGATATTGGGCTTTCTGTTTCTACTTTCATCTTTTTTATATGCTCAATATGTAATAGAAGATTTTAATCTGGGTACTATTGATCTTCTCTCTTATCCCGGTGAAGATATGCAACCTGATGCTTGGTCTTTAGATTCAAGTAATACCTATGGTGATTCACAATACTCTTTAAAACTTTTCGGTAATACCTGGAAGATATTGGAGATAGACCCTTTACCATTAACCACCGATTCTGTCTGGCAAGTTGCCTCTTTTATCCAATCTGTCGGTAGATATCAAGGTTTTGGATTAATGGACAATGAAAATGTCCTCTTTTATTCTTTTGCTGGTACAACTATGCTCGATATTGAAGAGTGGCTCTCTGTTTATCAGGGCTACTTTCCCAATAATACATGGAATCTCTATCAATTGCCTGTCGGAAATGATTGGATGGCTTGGTTCGAATATGAACCAACTATCACGAGTATCGTCTTTGTTAATGACAACGACAATCTACCTCAGCCGGGGGTCCTATTTTTCGATATGATCTTGGATATCACAGAAATACTCCCTTCGCAACCACAGGTACAGATCACTTATAATTCTAATCGAATCTACCACACAAGCTCACATCAACGCCAATTTGATGTGCAGTTTTACAGTATTGTTGATGACCCTGATTATGATGAACATCAGTATTATTGGGATTTTGGAGATGGAGGAACAAGCAATGAACAGAATCCGGCTCATACTTATCTGATAGTAGCTGATTACCCCTTTACAGTGTTTTTGGCTGTTATCAATCCTGCCGGTAATTGGGGTTTTGCTTCGACACAGGTAGATATACCTGATGGTGATTCTAATTTACCTCTCAGGATCAATTTTGTGGGTGATGTAATGTTAGCACGTAGTTATGAACAAGCCGGTGGGATCATTCCTACTCAGGGTGTGCAGGCCATTTTTGAACCGACTCTCCATTTGCTCGGAAATGCAGCCGACATCACTGCTATCAATCTCGAATCCCCTCTGACCACTGCTACAACCACCCACCCCACCAAAACTATCTGTTTTAAAGGACACCCTAATAACGTTGCTGGACTCGTTTATGCCGGAGTTGATCTTGCCTGCTTGGCAAATAACCATATCTTAGACTATATGTTACCCGGTTTACAACAAACACAGCAGGTTTTAGAGACTGCCGGTATTAAACACCTCGGTGCAGGTGCTAACTCATATGAAGCATATCTTCCGGCTTTTTTTACTAAGAAAGGGATCAATGTCGCTTTTCTCTCTTCTAGTGACCGCACAGGACATTATAACAACTTCCAGCCCTATTTGCAAGCCGGATACAACAGACCAGGTTTTGCCTATATGACACCCTACTATGTTCAGCAACAGATCAACTCTGTAAGGGATATTTCAGATTTAGTGATTATGTATCTTCATTCCGGAAGCGAATATTCTCTCGGTCCGGTCAGTGATTACGACTATTTCAGATATGGTGAGCTATATGTCGGAGAAGAGTTTCTTGGTCGTTTGGATATTCCAAAGATGTGGGATAGAGAAATTCGTCACTACATGATTGATTCGGGTGCAGATCTTGTTGTTTCCCATCATCCGCATATTATTCAAGGTTTGGAAGTGTATAACGGTAAACTGATCGCTCATTCACTCGGTAATTATATCTTCGATCTCGATTATCCGGAAACCATGCCGACTATGATCCTCAATGCCGAAGCCGATGAAACCGGCTTTGTCGGCTATTCCGTTACACCGGTCTATATAGACGATTATATCCCACAGCCGGCTACAGGACAGCTCGGACTACATATTCTCGATTATCTCGCCCGTCGTTCCAAAGAACTCGACACTTATCTCGACATAGACCGAGACGAGATCAGGGCTTATGTTATCATGGATACTCTGTCAATGAACTTCTCAGATTTCCATTATGAAGGAGTACTCAGCTTTCAAGAACAGAACAACATCTGGTATTCCCGACCTTTGCGTTTTACAAGAAATGCCTATCCAGCAAATCTGATGTATATACAACCTTCTGGTAATTACCAATACCGACTGGGAAGAGAACTTATCTGGTTTGGTAATTTTGAAGATGAAGGGTGCACCTTATGGAATACGTCCAATTCTAATGTCTCTTATGACAACATAACAGCCTATCAAGGAGAACGTTCTCTTAGACATAACAGAGCTCCCGGTACCGGCTCTCTCTCCAACAATCTCAAGCTAAGGATAAAAAAATACGAGAATACCGGCTATACACTGAATGGTTATATTAAAACAGAGAGCATTGGTAGTGCCAACATACAGATCCGTTATTATACTACCCGGACAATTTCTTATGCTCTTGGTAGCGAAGATTTAGTAGTTTCATTATCGGGTACGAATGATTGGACTTACTTTCACAAAGAGTTAAGTGTTCCTGGAAATGCCGGGTATTTTGATATTTATCTGATGAGTAACGGGCAGGATTTAGGAGCTGGTTCTGTTTGGTTTGACAATGTAGGTCTCATAGAATGGACACCCTGGCAACAATATGATAACAACCAACCAATGGTAAACCCTAACGATTTCTATTATGTGCAATTTCAAACACCAAGTCAAACAGATTTAGCTACCCTGACTTATACCGAACGTACTTATAGCAGTGGACAAATTAGATCGTTGGCAGCTGACTCATCTTCCAATAGAACAATACAGCCAGCCAAATTACATAGTAATTACCCCAATCCCTTTAATGCCATTACCCATTTTTCTTTCTCAGTTAACACTCCAGGTGAAGCAGAACTGATCGTCTATAACATCAAAGGACAAAGAGTTCGTAATCTATACAAAGCTCATGTTGATAGTGACTCTCAGATCACTCTGATCTGGGATGGGAAAAACGATTTCCGGAAAGATGTAGCCAGTGGTATCTATTTCTATCAACTGCTCATTGATAACAAACCAATATCCATAAAAAAATGCCTGCTGTTAAAGTAG
- a CDS encoding T9SS type A sorting domain-containing protein: MKDRRIFATLILSVFFLSPSAKCLSTTVILENPLPGSLSFWGSSGHGLENVPAGDDFIAVATGDFHAVALRTDGSLVGWGAGTTNTGIYPHFGQSVVPTGNDFIAIAAGDLHSLALRSDGTLVAWGRNNYGQINTPTGNDFIAIACGGIHNLALREDGTLAAWGAGTTNTGEYPHYGQSIVPAGNDYVMIAAGATHSIALRNDGSLSAWGRNNYGQITVPVGNDFISISAKSYHNLALREEGSISAWGRNTSGQCNIPAGYSFQSISAGREHSLAIQSDGTLLAWGMNSSEQCEVPSGNHFTSIAAGYQHSLAISSLQYGIITPNGGEIWQSSTEHLIRWYFKGPDVAFNLQYSTDNGTSWNDIATVNGSDCAYLWLTPTLISDQYKIRAQFYVDDTENTVESDTTFSVTDEILPSLSLLSPTDSNIRWQVGKSYEILWNSTEVSNVDILLSIDNGYSWIEIASQIDAHTGYYIWNVPDLPTNYARIRIQDSSNPQTESISSSLFSIVKLDFAYPIVGLELIGGNYYEINITAFNSHQFNLYYSLDNGDNWQIIIEDLQQTNYNWLIPNHNSNEALLRLEDHYNSDIAAESEPFSISALITLLSPLGGENLIIGSTHLIEWTATNEVSNVLIDYSIDNGINWLPVQNIPYPAAIGFFEWTIPDTFSSQCLVKVINVINVNAFGISVSPFTISDREIIVTQPSGGEVWYPGTQQSIYWQTVNVETVNISYSYDGGDNWLIIAENLSATSSPYIWEIPQIGTMAGKIKVSEIENPMINGVSEGFFTIIYYNPPRNLAAEVTNNGVLLSWEVPYGALRESYEQDKKRINSQIRTRPSSYNHDSRWVLEGYNLYRDDVMINQVPITSTLYHDYEVTVGTSYSYYVTALYDEAESEPSNTVEVTVTSVDQDLITPLITTLKGNYPNPFNPETTICFSLSEPSKVTISIYNNRGQLVKSVIDDFLPTGEHRIIWDGRDERYKQVSSGVYFYRMQANEYSEVRKMLLLK; the protein is encoded by the coding sequence ATGAAAGACAGAAGAATTTTTGCCACACTAATTCTGTCTGTATTTTTTTTATCACCTTCTGCTAAATGTCTATCTACTACTGTAATTCTTGAGAACCCGCTTCCCGGTTCCTTAAGTTTTTGGGGTTCTTCTGGTCATGGATTAGAAAATGTCCCTGCTGGTGATGATTTTATTGCAGTAGCTACCGGAGATTTTCATGCTGTAGCACTTAGGACAGACGGTTCTTTAGTAGGTTGGGGTGCAGGGACTACTAATACAGGAATCTATCCACATTTTGGTCAGAGTGTAGTACCGACAGGTAATGATTTCATAGCTATTGCAGCGGGAGATTTGCACAGTCTTGCTTTACGTTCAGACGGAACTCTCGTTGCTTGGGGTAGAAACAATTATGGTCAGATAAACACTCCCACAGGGAATGATTTTATAGCTATCGCCTGTGGTGGAATACATAATCTTGCTCTCAGAGAGGATGGAACTTTAGCAGCTTGGGGTGCTGGAACGACTAATACTGGTGAATATCCTCACTATGGTCAGAGCATTGTTCCTGCTGGTAATGATTATGTCATGATAGCTGCCGGAGCTACTCACAGTATAGCACTCAGAAATGACGGCTCTCTCTCAGCTTGGGGTAGAAATAACTATGGTCAGATAACTGTTCCCGTGGGCAATGATTTTATAAGTATCTCAGCAAAAAGCTACCATAATCTGGCTCTTCGAGAGGAAGGTTCGATCTCTGCTTGGGGTAGAAACACTTCCGGTCAATGTAATATACCGGCAGGATATTCATTCCAATCCATTTCAGCAGGTAGAGAGCATAGTTTGGCTATTCAGTCTGATGGGACTCTTCTTGCTTGGGGTATGAACAGTTCTGAGCAGTGTGAAGTACCCTCAGGTAATCATTTTACCTCGATAGCAGCAGGTTATCAACATAGTCTGGCAATATCTTCACTGCAATACGGCATAATAACACCTAATGGTGGTGAAATATGGCAATCAAGTACAGAACATCTCATCAGATGGTATTTTAAAGGACCTGATGTTGCCTTTAATCTCCAATACTCAACTGATAATGGTACGAGCTGGAACGATATCGCTACAGTTAACGGTTCAGATTGTGCATATCTTTGGTTAACTCCGACTCTGATCTCTGATCAATACAAGATCAGAGCACAATTTTACGTTGATGATACAGAGAACACTGTTGAAAGCGATACGACTTTTTCTGTTACCGACGAAATACTACCCAGTTTATCTCTTCTCTCCCCCACAGATTCAAACATCAGATGGCAAGTAGGAAAATCTTATGAGATATTATGGAACAGTACTGAAGTTAGTAACGTTGATATCTTATTGAGTATTGATAATGGATATAGCTGGATTGAAATTGCTTCACAAATTGATGCACATACCGGTTACTATATCTGGAATGTTCCTGATTTACCGACAAATTATGCAAGAATAAGGATACAAGATAGCAGTAACCCTCAAACAGAGAGTATCAGCTCTTCCCTTTTCTCTATCGTCAAACTCGATTTTGCTTACCCTATAGTTGGCTTAGAGTTGATCGGTGGTAATTATTACGAGATCAATATCACGGCTTTTAATAGTCATCAGTTTAATCTCTATTATTCACTTGATAATGGAGATAATTGGCAAATAATCATAGAAGACCTTCAACAAACCAATTATAATTGGCTTATCCCTAATCACAACTCAAATGAAGCATTACTCCGATTAGAAGATCATTATAATAGCGATATTGCTGCAGAATCGGAACCTTTCAGTATCTCGGCCTTGATTACTCTCCTCTCCCCTCTCGGGGGGGAAAATTTAATTATCGGTTCAACTCATCTTATCGAATGGACGGCAACGAATGAAGTATCTAATGTCTTGATAGATTATTCAATAGATAATGGGATTAACTGGTTACCTGTCCAAAACATCCCCTATCCGGCAGCTATCGGCTTTTTTGAATGGACAATACCAGACACTTTTTCATCCCAATGTCTCGTCAAGGTCATAAATGTGATCAATGTAAACGCTTTTGGTATCAGTGTTTCTCCCTTTACTATCAGTGATAGAGAAATAATAGTAACACAACCGTCTGGTGGAGAAGTTTGGTACCCCGGCACTCAGCAATCTATTTATTGGCAAACCGTCAATGTGGAGACAGTTAACATATCATACTCCTATGATGGAGGAGATAACTGGTTGATCATTGCTGAGAATCTATCTGCTACCAGTTCACCCTATATCTGGGAGATACCGCAAATCGGAACTATGGCAGGTAAAATAAAAGTAAGTGAAATTGAAAATCCCATGATCAATGGGGTTAGTGAAGGGTTTTTTACAATTATCTATTATAATCCACCGCGTAATCTTGCAGCAGAGGTTACAAACAATGGAGTGCTTCTCAGTTGGGAAGTTCCTTATGGTGCTCTAAGAGAATCTTATGAACAGGATAAAAAAAGAATAAATTCTCAAATCAGAACAAGGCCAAGTAGTTATAATCATGATAGCCGTTGGGTATTAGAAGGTTACAATTTATATCGTGACGATGTAATGATTAACCAAGTACCAATTACATCAACTTTATATCATGATTATGAAGTCACTGTTGGAACTTCATATTCTTACTATGTCACAGCACTGTATGATGAAGCAGAATCAGAACCGTCTAACACTGTCGAAGTAACAGTAACTTCAGTAGATCAAGATTTAATAACTCCTTTGATAACCACTCTCAAAGGCAATTATCCCAATCCCTTTAATCCGGAGACTACGATCTGTTTCAGTTTATCGGAACCGAGCAAAGTTACTATTTCTATCTATAATAATCGCGGTCAGCTGGTGAAAAGTGTTATAGACGACTTCTTGCCGACCGGAGAACATAGAATAATTTGGGATGGTCGTGATGAGAGATATAAACAGGTAAGCAGTGGAGTATATTTCTATCGTATGCAAGCAAATGAATACTCAGAAGTAAGAAAAATGCTTCTGCTGAAATAG
- the der gene encoding ribosome biogenesis GTPase Der, with translation MRKGIVAIVGRPNVGKSTLFNRLCRKRSAIVDAMEGITRDRKYEIVEWTNKTFYLVDTGGIVFNPEDDITKAVKTQAEIAISEADLILFIVDAKVDVTALDMEIGKLLTAHHHKVLLVANKADTQEEELDVFGFMKLGFGEPQAISATHGRHIGDLLDSIIERLETSDYEETEIDEIKVSIVGKPNVGKSSLLNRLVGENTAIVDKVPGTTRDAIDSNLRYHAKNIRLIDTAGLRRKKSIKYGVEYFSVMRTIESIDRSDIVVLMIAADDGVTEQDQKIASYAARNYKSIIITVNKWDLITKDNKTIGNFVKDIREDLSFINYAPIVFISALTNLRLRKILDLILQIDEESKKRISTSELNDFMEKVVGKFPPAHSSGKHTKIYYCTQPSVQPPVFIFFCNNAKFITESYRRYLHNQLRERFKFEGVTIKTIFRSKERQKNAK, from the coding sequence ATGAGAAAGGGAATTGTCGCTATTGTAGGTCGTCCTAATGTTGGGAAATCGACTCTCTTTAATCGTCTCTGTCGTAAGCGGAGTGCCATTGTTGATGCGATGGAGGGGATTACTCGCGACAGGAAATATGAAATTGTCGAGTGGACTAATAAAACCTTTTATCTTGTTGATACCGGTGGTATTGTTTTTAATCCGGAAGACGATATTACGAAAGCAGTCAAGACACAGGCGGAGATAGCAATCTCCGAAGCTGATCTGATACTCTTTATAGTAGATGCTAAAGTTGATGTAACTGCTTTGGATATGGAGATCGGAAAATTACTAACCGCTCATCATCACAAGGTTCTCTTAGTTGCCAATAAAGCTGATACACAGGAAGAGGAGCTTGACGTTTTCGGCTTCATGAAACTCGGTTTTGGAGAACCGCAGGCAATTTCAGCTACCCACGGGAGACATATTGGTGATCTCTTGGATTCGATAATTGAGCGTCTCGAAACATCAGATTATGAAGAAACTGAGATTGATGAGATCAAGGTTTCGATTGTCGGGAAACCAAATGTCGGCAAGTCCTCTCTCCTGAATAGATTAGTGGGAGAAAACACAGCTATTGTTGACAAAGTACCGGGTACTACTCGCGACGCTATAGATTCAAATCTTCGTTATCATGCAAAGAATATCCGATTGATAGATACAGCCGGCTTAAGACGCAAAAAGAGCATTAAATATGGGGTTGAGTATTTCAGCGTGATGCGTACAATAGAGAGTATCGACCGGAGTGATATTGTCGTGCTGATGATAGCAGCCGATGATGGTGTTACCGAGCAGGATCAGAAGATTGCCTCTTATGCTGCCCGTAATTATAAAAGCATTATCATAACCGTTAATAAATGGGATTTGATCACTAAAGATAACAAAACTATCGGAAATTTTGTTAAAGATATCCGGGAAGATCTCTCTTTTATCAATTATGCACCTATAGTCTTCATCTCTGCCCTGACTAATCTCAGATTGAGAAAGATACTCGACCTGATACTGCAGATAGACGAAGAGAGCAAAAAGAGGATATCAACTTCCGAACTGAATGATTTTATGGAAAAGGTTGTAGGGAAATTTCCTCCTGCTCATTCCAGTGGAAAACATACCAAGATCTATTACTGCACTCAGCCGAGTGTTCAGCCCCCGGTATTCATCTTTTTCTGTAATAACGCCAAGTTTATAACAGAGAGTTATCGTAGATATCTACATAATCAATTACGGGAACGCTTCAAATTTGAAGGGGTAACGATAAAAACGATATTTCGTAGCAAAGAGAGACAAAAGAATGCTAAGTAA
- the plsY gene encoding glycerol-3-phosphate 1-O-acyltransferase PlsY, whose amino-acid sequence MLSNLVLIIVVSYLMGSVPFGYLLGKIIKRIDIREHGSGNVGATNVLRVLGWKIGLIAFLLDLLKGFGAVLFAKLIMPESSLIYIFAGLTAIVGHMFTIFLRFKGGKGVATSAGVFAALIPVSILIALLCFIVVTIISRYVSLSSIVAAIALIVVQSVFTFRNGMQNIEYLILVIIVAGFIVFKHKTNISRLINGTENKISFRSK is encoded by the coding sequence ATGCTAAGTAATCTTGTTTTGATAATAGTAGTTTCTTATCTAATGGGTAGTGTACCATTCGGATATCTGTTAGGGAAAATCATTAAAAGAATTGATATCAGAGAACACGGAAGCGGAAATGTCGGAGCTACTAATGTATTGCGTGTTTTAGGGTGGAAAATTGGGTTGATTGCCTTTTTATTGGATCTGCTCAAAGGATTTGGAGCTGTTTTATTTGCTAAGTTGATCATGCCTGAGAGTAGTCTGATATATATCTTCGCCGGTTTGACCGCAATTGTTGGGCATATGTTCACTATCTTTCTCCGATTCAAAGGGGGTAAAGGGGTAGCTACTTCAGCCGGTGTTTTTGCTGCTCTGATCCCGGTTTCTATTTTGATCGCTCTACTCTGCTTTATTGTTGTTACGATTATCAGCCGTTATGTCTCTCTTAGCTCAATAGTGGCAGCAATAGCATTAATTGTTGTACAAAGTGTATTCACATTCCGAAATGGAATGCAAAACATAGAATATCTGATATTAGTTATCATAGTGGCAGGATTTATCGTATTTAAACATAAAACCAATATTAGCCGTTTAATAAACGGTACAGAGAATAAGATAAGTTTTAGGAGCAAATAA
- the purF gene encoding amidophosphoribosyltransferase, whose translation MCGIIGVFNKEKAAELAMLGLFAEQHRGQESCGMAVSNGKVFKLKKKMGLVKQVFTPELLTDLNGYIAVGHVRYPTCGSATEFNSQPHTVETLAGPSFALASNGDIVNYKQLRQELEDKGVYFNSDNDGELLLKYIVYQVEKERKTIPESISQLMTNVKGAYSTVLATRDELYMFRDPHAIRPMVWGKRSDGVVVAASESCALDIIGIRQANEVGAGEIIIVSKDKLETQSGISATLGEKQSSTHCIFEHIYFSRPDSFHFGENVFQVRQALGYYLAENDDCEADMVIPVPDSANFIALGYARRRNIPYEMGLIRNHYVGRTFIKPEQTIRDESVHQKFNTLPNFLEGKRIVLVDDSIVRGTTIRNLIKLIKQSGAKEVHLRIGSPQVKFSCYYGIDTPNREELIANKLPLEEIKNYIGADSLLHLSIDALKKTVRKPENYCYACFNGNYPVK comes from the coding sequence GTGTGTGGGATAATTGGGGTCTTCAATAAAGAAAAAGCTGCTGAACTAGCTATGTTGGGGCTTTTTGCCGAACAACACAGAGGACAGGAAAGCTGCGGGATGGCAGTCAGCAACGGAAAGGTTTTTAAATTAAAAAAGAAAATGGGTTTAGTTAAGCAGGTCTTTACCCCTGAGTTATTAACAGATCTGAATGGATATATAGCAGTGGGACATGTTCGTTACCCAACCTGTGGATCAGCAACAGAATTCAACTCCCAGCCCCATACTGTTGAGACTTTAGCAGGGCCCTCTTTTGCGTTGGCAAGTAACGGTGATATCGTCAATTATAAACAGCTCCGGCAAGAATTAGAAGATAAAGGGGTCTATTTCAATAGTGATAATGATGGTGAGTTGCTGCTTAAATACATTGTCTATCAGGTTGAGAAAGAGAGGAAGACAATTCCTGAGAGTATCTCCCAGTTGATGACTAATGTTAAAGGGGCTTACTCAACTGTATTAGCAACGCGTGATGAACTCTATATGTTTAGAGACCCACATGCTATCAGACCAATGGTTTGGGGTAAACGGTCTGATGGGGTAGTTGTTGCTGCTTCGGAAAGTTGTGCTCTTGATATAATCGGGATCAGACAAGCAAATGAAGTCGGAGCTGGAGAGATTATCATTGTCAGCAAAGATAAGTTAGAAACTCAGTCGGGAATATCAGCCACATTAGGAGAGAAACAAAGTTCAACTCACTGTATCTTTGAACATATCTATTTCTCCAGACCGGATAGCTTTCATTTTGGTGAGAATGTCTTTCAAGTCAGGCAAGCTCTTGGCTATTATTTGGCTGAAAATGATGATTGTGAAGCAGATATGGTCATTCCTGTACCTGATTCGGCAAATTTTATAGCTCTCGGATATGCCAGAAGAAGAAACATTCCCTATGAAATGGGTCTGATCAGAAATCACTATGTTGGAAGAACTTTTATCAAACCGGAACAAACAATCCGTGATGAAAGCGTGCATCAAAAATTCAATACCCTTCCGAACTTTCTGGAAGGGAAAAGAATCGTTCTGGTTGATGATTCTATAGTGAGAGGTACAACGATCAGGAATTTGATCAAATTGATCAAACAATCGGGAGCAAAAGAGGTGCATCTTCGTATTGGTTCACCACAAGTAAAATTTTCTTGCTATTACGGCATTGATACACCTAATAGAGAAGAACTTATTGCCAATAAGTTACCTTTGGAGGAGATAAAAAACTATATAGGTGCTGATTCACTTTTGCATCTCTCGATTGATGCCTTAAAAAAGACAGTCAGGAAACCGGAAAACTACTGCTATGCTTGCTTTAATGGGAATTATCCGGTAAAATGA
- the rfaE1 gene encoding D-glycero-beta-D-manno-heptose-7-phosphate kinase, translating into MDLNQINEIIESYRDKKIAVIGDMMLDHYLWGKVERISPEAPVPVIDVEREEYRLGGAANVVFNLKALNAIPFTIGTTGNDMFGDQIFSILEEKGIEKSFLLRDKRKPTTRKSRIIGHHQQVVRVDYESRDDIDKELEDKIINAFQELISQIDGVIIEDYNKGLLTARVIEEIMKTATMANKPITVDPKFKNFFLYRNATIFKPNFNELQRNTGLPIESEEDFDYAARVLMHKLSPEYLIITRGEKGLVIFTQKGDRIDIPTFAQEVYDVSGAGDTVISTLTLGLCSGVDIEKAAIIANHAAGAVCGKIGIQPAYPEDIINSFRSFNKS; encoded by the coding sequence ATGGATCTAAACCAAATTAATGAGATTATTGAAAGCTATAGAGACAAGAAAATTGCTGTTATTGGTGATATGATGCTCGATCATTATCTCTGGGGCAAAGTCGAAAGAATTTCTCCGGAAGCTCCTGTTCCTGTAATCGATGTAGAAAGAGAAGAATATCGGCTCGGAGGAGCTGCTAATGTAGTATTTAATCTAAAGGCACTTAATGCTATACCTTTCACTATAGGTACAACTGGGAATGATATGTTTGGTGACCAGATTTTCTCAATATTGGAAGAAAAAGGCATAGAAAAAAGTTTTTTATTGCGTGATAAAAGAAAACCAACGACTAGAAAAAGCAGGATAATTGGTCATCATCAACAGGTAGTGAGAGTAGATTATGAGTCTCGAGACGATATTGACAAAGAGTTAGAAGATAAAATTATCAATGCCTTCCAAGAACTGATCTCTCAAATAGATGGTGTGATTATTGAGGATTATAACAAAGGACTTCTAACTGCCAGAGTTATAGAAGAGATCATGAAAACAGCTACTATGGCAAATAAACCAATCACCGTAGATCCAAAATTCAAAAATTTCTTTCTCTATCGTAATGCTACCATATTTAAACCAAATTTTAATGAATTGCAGAGGAATACAGGGCTACCGATCGAGAGTGAAGAGGACTTTGATTATGCAGCAAGGGTTTTGATGCATAAACTTAGCCCGGAGTATCTAATTATCACAAGAGGGGAGAAGGGGTTGGTCATTTTTACTCAGAAAGGAGATCGTATCGATATCCCTACCTTTGCTCAGGAGGTTTATGATGTCTCTGGTGCCGGCGACACAGTGATCAGTACCCTGACTCTTGGACTTTGCAGTGGGGTAGATATAGAGAAAGCAGCTATCATAGCCAATCATGCTGCCGGAGCCGTTTGCGGGAAAATAGGAATTCAACCTGCCTATCCGGAAGATATTATCAACTCTTTCAGGAGTTTTAATAAATCCTGA